The following proteins are encoded in a genomic region of Gossypium hirsutum isolate 1008001.06 chromosome D05, Gossypium_hirsutum_v2.1, whole genome shotgun sequence:
- the LOC107900932 gene encoding protein DOWNSTREAM OF FLC: protein MAKLLLFIALFVVPCLVSATRMVKNPLVVQGQVYCDHCRAGFETPKTRNMAGAKVKVVCSNRKTGDVVYEKEGHTDSTGQYKIAVSEDHLDEICDAVLVKSSQPECAEMSPGRERARVVLTNFNGISSNTRFANAMGFMANKVEAGCAEVMKVYLEEDD, encoded by the exons ATGGCCAAATTATTGCTGTTCATTGCACTATTTGTGGTTCCATGTCTTGTTAGTGCTACACGCATGGTGAAGAACCCGTTGGTGGTTCAAGGTCAAGTTTACTGTGACCATTGCCGTGCTGGGTTTGAAACACCAAAGACTAGAAACATGGCTG GTGCCAAGGTTAAGGTGGTATGTTCCAACCGGAAGACCGGTGATGTCGTGTACGAGAAGGAAGGACACACGGATTCAACCGGACAATACAAGATCGCTGTCTCCGAGGATCATTTGGATGAGATCTGCGACGCTGTTCTCGTTAAGAGCTCGCAGCCGGAGTGCGCTGAAATGTCACCGGGACGTGAACGTGCACGCGTGGTCTTGACCAACTTCAACGGCATTTCATCCAACACCCGTTTTGCCAACGCAATGGGGTTCATGGCCAACAAGGTTGAAGCTGGCTGTGCTGAGGTAATGAAGGTGTACCTGGAGGAGGATGATTAG